One genomic region from Entelurus aequoreus isolate RoL-2023_Sb linkage group LG14, RoL_Eaeq_v1.1, whole genome shotgun sequence encodes:
- the LOC133664979 gene encoding fizzy-related protein homolog, producing the protein MDQDYERRLLRQINLQNLPAEARLTKCESVTCSPVSVKSGDRFIPTRAGSNWSINFHYANENCRSPAQNPKAKDATSDSGKDTLAYAALLRNELLGAAIESVSDLHTDERRRAVCTHDSHGLFRYTVHTKRVPFDSDNEVSPYSLSPLTNKSHKLLRSPRKPARKISKIPFKVLDAPELQDDFYLNLVDWSAGNLLSVGLGACVYLWSACTSQVTRLCDLSVDGDSVTSVCWNERGSLVAVGTHKGYVQIWDAAGSRKLTSLEGHSARVGALAWNGEQLSSGSRDRVILQRDVRTPPSAERRLQGHRQEVCGLKWSPDHQHLASGGNDNKLLVWNSSSLLPIQQYSDHLAAVKAIAWSPHQHGLLASGGGTADRCLRFWNTLTGQALQSTDTGSQVCNLAWSKHANELVSTHGYSQNQILVWKYPSLTQVAKLTGHSYRVLYLAMSPDGEAIVTGAGDETLRFWNIFSKTRCTKESKSVLNLFTRIR; encoded by the exons ATGGACCAAGACTACGAGAGACGTCTCTTAAGGCAAATCAACCTCCAGAACCTGCCCGCTGAAGCCCGGCTAACCAAG TGTGAAAGTGTGACCTGCAGCCCGGTCAGCGTGAAGTCCGGGGACCGCTTCATCCCAACCCGTGCAGGAAGTAACTGGAGCATCAATTTCCACTATGCCAAC GAGAACTGTCGCTCTCCCGCCCAGAATCCTAAAGCAAAGGATGCCACTTCAGATTCAGGCAAAG ATACATTGGCGTATGCTGCCCTATTGAGGAATGAGTTACTAGGTGCAGCCATTGAGTCAGTGTCGGACCTTCACACAGATGAAAGACGGCGTGCCGTCTGCACTCATGACTCTCACGGCCTCTTTCGG TACACTGTCCACACTAAGAGAGTGCCTTTCGATAGCGATAATGAAGTGTCACCCTACTCTCTTTCGCCGCTTACTAACAAAAG TCACAAGCTGCTACGCTCGCCTCGTAAACCGGCCCGGAAGATTTCCAAGATCCCCTTCAAGGTGCTGGACGCCCCGGAGCTACAGGATGACTTCTACCTCAACCTGGTTGACTGGTCAGCGGGAAACTTGCTGAGTGTCGGCCTGGGAGCCTGTGTCTACCTGTGGAGCGCTTGTACCAGCCAG GTGACAAGGTTGTGCGACCTTTCAGTGGACGGTGATTCTGTGACGTCAGTATGCTGGAACGAGAGG GGAAGTCTGGTCGCTGTGGGAACCCACAAAGGTTACGTTCAAATCTGGGATGCGGCGGGCAGTCGAAAGCTTACCAGTTTAGAGGGTCACTCAGCTCGCGTGG GCGCCCTGGCGTGGAATGGGGAGCAGCTGTCTTCGGGAAGTCGGGACAGAGTGATCCTTCAGCGGGACGTCAGGACCCCCCCTTCTGCTGAGAGAAGGCTGCAAGGTCACAGGCAGGAAGTGTGTGGTCTCAAATGGTCCCCTGACCACCAGCATCTTGCCTCTGGGGGCAATGACAACAAG tTGCTGGTGTGGAACAGCTCCAGCCTGCTGCCAATACAGCAGTACAGTGACCACCTGGCTGCGGTGAAGGCTATCGCGTGGTCACCTCACCAGCACGGGCTGCTGGCGTCGGGCGGCGGCACCGCTGACCGCTGTCTGCGCTTCTGGAACACACTGACGGGTCAGGCGCTGCAGAGCACGGACACCGGCTCTCAGGTGTGCAACCTGGCGTGGTCCAAGCACGCCAATGAACTG GTGAGCACTCATGGCTACTCTCAGAACCAGATCTTGGTGTGGAAGTACCCGTCGCTGACGCAGGTGGCCAAGTTGACGGGACACTCCTACCGAGTGCTTTACCTG GCCATGTCACCTGACGGTGAGGCGATCGTCACAGGTGCGGGGGATGAGACCCTTCGCTTTTGGAACATCTTCAGCAAAACACGTTGCACCAAG GAATCAAAGTCTGTGCTGAACCTTTTCACACGAATCCGATAA